One Capra hircus breed San Clemente chromosome 3, ASM170441v1, whole genome shotgun sequence genomic window, tgcacaaaccaaaagacacagactggctgggtggatgaaaacatctgcatatatgcacttccacttaccacatcactctgcttacTCCCCGAATTTTAGGTAATTATtttagtgttgttgttcagtcactcagtcaggttcAACCCTTTGCCACCCCtagaactgtagcacaccaggctttcctgttctacaccatctctcggagcttgctcaaactcatgtccattgagtcagtgattccattcaACCATcgtatcctctgttttcccctctcctcctgccttcaatctttcccagcatcagagtcttttctaatgcatcagctatttgcatcaggtggccgaagtactggagcttcagcttcagcattggtccttccaatgaggattcaggaatgatttcctttaggaatgactggtgtgatctctttgtagtccaagggactctcgagtcttctccaataccacagtacaaaagcatctattcttcagctctgagtcttctttttggtccagctctaacatccatacatgactactggaacaaccatagcttttactagatggacgtttttcagcaaagtaatgtctcagctttttaatattatacagtggaagtgacaaatagatttaagggattaaatCTAATagaagagtgcctgaagaagtgtGGCAAAGGTTTGTGacatgtacaggaggcagtgacctataacaaccccaagaaaaagaaaggcaaaaaggtaaaatggttgtctgaggaggccttacaaattgctgagagaagaagagaagcaaacggcaaagaagaaaagaaaagatatacccatctgaatgcagagttccaaagaatagcaaggagagataagaaagccttcctcagtgatcaatgcaaagaaatagagcaaacaatagaatgggaaagactagagatctcttcaagaaaattaaagatatcaagggaacatttcatgcaatgataggcataataaaggacagaagtggtgtggacctaagagaagcagaagatattgagaaaaggtggcaaggatacacaaaataactatacaaaaaagatcttaatgacccagataaccatgatagtgtgatcacctacctagagccagacatcctggagtgtgaagtcaagtgggccttagaaagcatcactatgaataaagctagtggaggtgatggaattccagttgagctatttcaaatcctgaaagatgatgctgtgaaagtgctacactcaatatgccagcaaatttggaaaactcagcagtggccacaggactggaaaatgtcagttttcattccaatcccaaagaaatgcaatgccaaagaatgttcaaactaccacacaattgcactcatctcacacactagtaaagtaatcctcaaaattctccaagcgagtcttcaacagtatgtgaaccatgaacttccagatgttccagctggatttagaaaagctagaggaaccagagatcaaattgccaacatctgctggatcatggaaaaagcaagagagttccagaaaaacatctatttctgctttattgactatgccaaagcctttgactgtgtggatcacaataaactgtggaaaattctgaaagagaaatgccagaccacctgacctgcctcttgagaaacctatatgcaggttaggaagcaacagttagaactggacatggaacaacagactggtttcaaataggaaaaggagtacgtcaaggctgtatattgtcaccctgcttattcagcttctatgcagagtacatcatgagaaacgctgggctgaaagaagcaaaagctggaatcaagattgccaggagaaagatcaataacctcagatatgcagatgacaccacacttacgacagaaaacaaagaggaactgaagagccttgtgatgaaagtgaaaaaggagagtgaaatcgtggcttaaaactcaacattcagaaaactaagatcatgggatctggtcacattacctcatggcaaatagatggggaaacaatagaaacagtgacagactttattttttggactccaaaatcactgcagatggttattgcagcgatgaaattaaaagatgcttgctctttggaataaAAGCTAATACCaatcaagacagcatattaaaaagtcaaGAAATCACTTTGAGATAAATGTCCAtttgtcaaagctatagtttttctggtagtcatgtatggatgtgagggttagaccataaagaaagctgagcactgaagaattaatgcttttgaactgtagtgttggagaagactcttgagagtcccttggactgtgaggagatccaaccagtcaatactaaaggaaatcagtcctgaatattcattgaaaggactgatgctgaagatgaagctccagtactttgtccacctcatgcaaagacctgattcattggaaaagaccctttttCTGGGAAAGACAGacagcagaaggaaaaggggatgaaggttggatggcatcactgactcgatggacatgagtttaagtaatctcttggagttggtgatggactgggaagcctagcgtgttgcagtccatgggactgcaaagagtcagacacaactgagtgactgaactgaactgatgtctaaacctacattccttccctgcaaatggtTCATCAGTACTAGTTTTCtggattctatatatatgtgttaatatatgatatttgtttttctgtttctgagttatttcactctgtataacaggctgcagttatttcactctgtataatccaCCTCACTGCAACAGACTCAGTTTCATActgttttatgactgagtaatattcccttgagTTTATGGACCATATCTTCATAatccattcatttgtcgatggacatctagtttgcttccatgtcctggctattgtaaataatgctgcaatgaacactggggtacacattcttttttatttccaggGTCTCAGGTTATATTCCCAGTAGCAGGATTGTTAGATATATGGTAGGATTATtcctacatttttaaagaaaaacatttttcaaaactcaCTTAAACTAGTGGGTAAATATTATCTTCTGgtagaaaaaaatcagagcatACTGCAACTGGGAAAGCACATGTGGATTTCTGGTTTACCACGTGGTCCTACAGAGTGCTTAGCTGAGTGGTGAGGTGAAGTTCATACCTGCAGGTAAGGAGCGTCCATCAGGGAAGGTGATGGGCTTGCTCAGCTCTCTGCCAATGACTGGTATTGGTGGATAGAGTCTCAGTGCCTCCTTGATGCACATGGTGGTGTAGGGCATCTGGTCCAGGTGATCCCTGCAAGGAAGCCCATCTGAGAGCAGGCAGGACAGGACAAGCAGGGATTCTCTCTAGCTCAGGTGGGACAGGGTTCTTTCATCTCCTGGACGCTCACCAGGTAATGGAGGTGTCATCCCCCAGGAGGCTCAGGATCTCTTCCCTGCATCTCTGCTGATGCTCAGGGTGGGAGGCTAGAGCATACAGGATCCAGGAGATGCCACTGGCTGTGGTGTCATGGCCCTCAAACATGAATGTGTCCACTTCTGCACGGAGGTCCTTGTCAGACAAGCTGCTTCCATTCTCCATCTGTGGAGGCAGGGCCAGAGTGCAGGTATGCCCTTCCTGTGTGCTTCTGCCCAAAGGCTCAGGCCTCTCTTGTCTACACTTACTCTGGCAAAGAGGAGGATGTCTAGGAAGTCCAAGgtcctccttctcctctccttctccagctctCCCTCCTTCTGCAGGTGAGACTTCCTCTCCTTGATCACTGCATCTGTCCCAGAACAGTGGTTCCCAGCCAGAGCTGAGGACTCTGGGGGCCCAAATGCAGCACCCACCATAGCCCCATCTGCCCTTCAGGCCCAGTCTGGGTGCCAGGTGGGTGAGGTGGGTGGCACTGGGTGAGCATGTCAGGACTGAGAGCTCCAGCGACATCTACTCCAGGTGCAATCCGTGAAGTAACACAGCCCATGGAGGCTCTGCCTGAATGCTGCTGGAAGGGGTCTCACTCAGTCATCACCAACCTGGTGACTCTTGTAATTCCCTACACAACACCTGACACCCCGACCTCTGGGTTCCCAGTCCCTGCAGCAGGTGGGTGTGTGTCAGCTCCTAAAGAGGAAGCAGGAGTCTGGGCTCTTCCTGAAGAATCAAGGCCAGGCCCTCCCATATGTGCCTGATGAAGGTGTGTAGAGTGGCCCACGAGAAGTAGGGGAACCTGTGTGTTGATGTGCGATCTGGCAGGCCCGGTGGTTCCGGCAGCCTTCAGGCGTCAGCCTGTAGATGAGGTCGTTCTGGTGGAAAGCATTCCGCAGTCGGGAAAAAATCAGATGACTGAGATCCCTGATGGCCTGGATGTAGGACTGGGAGTTCCTGAAGGGAGAGGGTGCAGAAGAGACTGGAGTTGAGGGAACCTCTGACCTAGAGAGGAATTGGGGCTCTGGGTCAAGGATTCCTCAGTCAGTGGAGACAGGCAGCACTGAGGTATTGCCGTTTCTGTCTTAGCCCGAGGAGCCCCTCAGTATTTACAAGTGGTCTGAGGATCCAGGCTTCTCCCTGTGTAGGAAACTGGAACTAGTGATTGAGTCAAGAATAGTCTGGGTAGAATTTGGCTGTGGTCCATGTCTCTCTGCAGGACTTACTTTTTGTGCTGAGAAACCTTAACACTGCCCTTACTGCCTCTCAGATAAGTCATTCCCAGATGGTGAGAAAAGGACTCTGCTGTTGAAGAGCTGTCACTGACCTGTCCGTCTGGACGCTGCCCTGGTGACTGAAGGCACACTTCATGATGGTGTCCAGGGTCATCAAGGAGACATGTCCAAAGATCTCCAGGTGTGAGTCCTGGCTGACAAGCTCCTCCCACTTGTCCTGTGGAGGGATGGGGATTGGCCCTACTCTGCTTCCCCAGAAATcctggttttctttctgtctctacatCTTCAGATaaaatttcctcattttctaAGCAGACTTGTTTTAGCAACTTAGAGCTGTAACACACGTGTATAATGTAATGCCTATTTCTTTGAACCGTTACTATATAATAGTTGTATTCTCTTCTAATATCCTAATTAATTATGAATTTTAGGAATAATTTATGATATTAACCAGCTTGTGGCTGAGCAGAAAGCATAGTCGGGGGAGAATATTTGTCCTGAGGTCAGATCTGGACAAGTGTTATCAACACTACAAAGCACATATTTCAAGGCAAGGAAAAGCTAAAGTGACTTTAATGGGGCTCTTAGAAGGGGCATGAACTACTCAAttcctttcattcatttactgTTACCTAAGACCAGGTGATACCCAGTACAGATCAGAGGTGATGTTTGTGAAGGCCCAGCCCTGTGAGTGTAGATCTGGACTCATTTCCTCCCATGAGTGGCTCAGTGATGTGCAGAATCCATGGAAACCAGGCCAGAGCCCACCTCCGTGACATCTTGGGATGTCCACTCTGCCACTGAAGCTGCCATTGTCCAGGCCAGCCAGGGCCAATTTGCACTGACCTCCTTGATCTACTCCCCTGTGTTCAAACATGGAGATGGGAGAAGAGTGGACCCTGAATACACCATGGCCCTGATTTCTCTTGGTGAGGAGAAAATTATGGATCCAAGCTGGAGCCTAGATGTTCCTCTGTCCAACCTAGCTTTAATGAGTGCTCTCTCGTACTAAGTCATGAGTGCATCATTCCATGGGGCTCTATTCAGTGGGTGTCTAAGGGACGTAAGTGTCTGATAGTGGACTTTGTCAACTGTGCTGGATTCTAGTGCATATGGTGACAAGGGGTGGACTCACCAGCATCACTCGGACAGAGTTGGCCATGAGTCCCACGTAGGCCTTCAGGATGTCATAGTGGAAGGCTGGGGTCAGCATCCGCCGGTGCTGGAACCATTTTTGCCCCTCCAACAGCAGCAAACCTGTCCCTGAACCACGGATGGATGTGTATGGGCACTGGGGAGAGTGGGGCCAACTTGGGAGGAACCAAGGGTGTCAGGAGAAGTCTCATCATGGGCAGGGCTGGGAAAAGCCAGTACATTATAGGGATGTGAATTTCCAGTATGTCTGTCCATAGGATGTGATTATAAGAGCAGTGAGATAGAGGTTGAAAAAGAGTAGGTGGACAGGTGATCAAAGGACTTATCTAAAAGCTAGACTGGAAACATTAGTAAAGACTGAGAAGTTATGAAGAAGAAGCTTAGGTAAAAAGGAGGGCTACAGCACCATTACAAAGGCTGAGGGTTTTATTAGCAGAAGAGAAATGAGGTTCGATTGAGAGATGAGTGTGCCTGGCACCTGTTGTTCTCCATTTACACAGAGACCGCTCTTGTCTAACCTAAATGGTGGGTAGTCTGCAGTTGTATTTAAATGT contains:
- the LOC102181495 gene encoding cytochrome P450 4A24-like isoform X2, with translation MSVSVLSPTRALGGVSGLLQVVSLLGLVLLLLKVAQLYLHRQWLLKALHQFPSPPSHWFYGHKKEFQQESELPLLLKRVEKYPKACARWLWGTSALVSVYDPDYMKMVLGRSDPKPQRTYKYLNSWIGTGLLLLEGQKWFQHRRMLTPAFHYDILKAYVGLMANSVRVMLDKWEELVSQDSHLEIFGHVSLMTLDTIMKCAFSHQGSVQTDRLTPEGCRNHRACQIAHQHTDAVIKERKSHLQKEGELEKERRRRTLDFLDILLFARMENGSSLSDKDLRAEVDTFMFEGHDTTASGISWILYALASHPEHQQRCREEILSLLGDDTSITWDHLDQMPYTTMCIKEALRLYPPIPVIGRELSKPITFPDGRSLPAGILVSLSFYGLHHNPTVWPNPEVFDPSRFAPGSTRHSHAFLPFSGGSRNCIGKQFAMNELKVAVALILLRFELSPDPSRVPVPTPVMVLRSTNGIHLQLRKLSDPGGDKDKL
- the LOC102181495 gene encoding taurochenodeoxycholic 6 alpha-hydroxylase-like isoform X1; the protein is MSVSVLSPTRALGGVSGLLQVVSLLGLVLLLLKVAQLYLHRQWLLKALHQFPSPPSHWFYGHKKEFQQESELPLLLKRVEKYPKACARWLWGTSALVSVYDPDYMKMVLGRSDPKPQRTYKYLNSWIGTGLLLLEGQKWFQHRRMLTPAFHYDILKAYVGLMANSVRVMLDKWEELVSQDSHLEIFGHVSLMTLDTIMKCAFSHQGSVQTDRNSQSYIQAIRDLSHLIFSRLRNAFHQNDLIYRLTPEGCRNHRACQIAHQHTDAVIKERKSHLQKEGELEKERRRRTLDFLDILLFARMENGSSLSDKDLRAEVDTFMFEGHDTTASGISWILYALASHPEHQQRCREEILSLLGDDTSITWDHLDQMPYTTMCIKEALRLYPPIPVIGRELSKPITFPDGRSLPAGILVSLSFYGLHHNPTVWPNPEVFDPSRFAPGSTRHSHAFLPFSGGSRNCIGKQFAMNELKVAVALILLRFELSPDPSRVPVPTPVMVLRSTNGIHLQLRKLSDPGGDKDKL